One part of the Salinimonas iocasae genome encodes these proteins:
- the kdsB gene encoding 3-deoxy-manno-octulosonate cytidylyltransferase, with the protein MPFVVIIPARYGSSRFPGKPLVDINGKPMVRHVIDRAFEAGAERVILATDSQDIATAAASQCEVCMTRDDHNSGTERLAEVVESLGLADDTVIVNVQGDEPFVPATNIRQVATNLEQNSQVEMATLSTPFMDEAEISNPNMVKVVVNKNGEALYFSRSAIPYDRAAMLENSQPLNPAEYFRHIGLYAYSARYIKKYVSYAPSALEQTESLEQLRALWYGDKIHVDVASAPPPVGIDTPEDLKALLNTLATN; encoded by the coding sequence ATGCCTTTCGTAGTGATTATACCTGCCAGATATGGCTCCAGCAGATTTCCCGGTAAGCCATTGGTTGATATTAATGGTAAGCCAATGGTCAGACATGTTATCGATCGTGCTTTTGAGGCAGGTGCCGAGCGGGTGATACTGGCTACTGATTCCCAGGACATTGCCACAGCTGCAGCATCGCAATGTGAAGTCTGTATGACAAGGGATGACCATAATTCCGGCACTGAGCGCCTGGCAGAGGTTGTTGAGTCGCTGGGGCTTGCTGATGACACGGTTATCGTCAATGTGCAGGGCGATGAACCATTTGTACCCGCTACAAATATTCGGCAGGTGGCAACGAATCTGGAACAGAATTCACAGGTAGAAATGGCAACGCTGTCAACGCCATTCATGGATGAAGCGGAGATCAGCAATCCGAATATGGTGAAGGTTGTGGTTAATAAAAATGGAGAGGCGCTTTACTTTTCCCGCTCAGCCATTCCTTATGACAGAGCTGCCATGCTGGAAAACAGTCAGCCGTTAAACCCTGCCGAATATTTTCGTCATATTGGGTTATATGCTTATAGCGCCCGGTATATAAAAAAGTATGTCAGTTATGCGCCTTCCGCGCTTGAGCAGACTGAGTCGCTGGAACAGCTCAGAGCGCTGTGGTACGGAGATAAAATTCATGTGGATGTGGCGAGCGCGCCACCGCCTGTGGGTATTGATACGCCTGAAGATCTTAAAGCGTTATTAAACACACTGGCAACCAACTAG
- a CDS encoding Trm112 family protein codes for MTFDIKLLDVLACPVCKGKLVLGKDKTTMLCRYDRLAYPLKEGIPVLIESEATQLTSEELDQQQ; via the coding sequence ATGACGTTCGACATAAAGCTATTGGATGTATTAGCTTGTCCGGTGTGTAAGGGCAAGCTCGTTCTTGGTAAGGACAAGACGACGATGCTTTGCCGTTACGACCGGCTTGCTTACCCTCTTAAAGAGGGGATTCCCGTACTTATAGAAAGCGAAGCTACTCAGTTAACCAGTGAAGAGCTGGATCAACAACAGTAG